The proteins below come from a single Chryseobacterium bernardetii genomic window:
- a CDS encoding AAA family ATPase yields MNRIEYRIVPEVPRRIIREQIMINGDGLPWKNKALYSQLMSETSLTTYQSAVKETSSNTVFFDRGILDTICYIRMENMTVLEELYELAKTQRYAQKVFILPPCQEIYRVDTERKQTWREAVYTFDKMKVTYLHYGYEVVEVPKGCIEDRCKFLLSHTQ; encoded by the coding sequence TTGAACAGAATAGAATATAGAATAGTTCCCGAAGTTCCCAGACGAATTATTAGGGAACAGATAATGATAAACGGTGATGGGCTACCTTGGAAAAATAAAGCATTATATTCCCAACTAATGTCCGAGACTTCTTTAACAACTTATCAAAGTGCAGTTAAGGAAACGTCTTCCAATACTGTATTTTTCGATAGAGGGATATTGGATACTATCTGTTACATTCGGATGGAAAATATGACTGTACTAGAAGAATTGTACGAATTAGCAAAAACACAGCGATATGCTCAAAAGGTTTTCATTCTTCCTCCCTGCCAAGAAATATATAGGGTAGATACTGAAAGAAAGCAGACTTGGCGGGAGGCTGTTTATACGTTTGATAAAATGAAGGTGACCTATCTACATTATGGCTATGAGGTTGTTGAGGTGCCAAAGGGCTGTATCGAAGATCGATGTAAGTTTCTTTTGAGTCACACTCAGTAA
- a CDS encoding HPP family protein: MNKHKLIRYFFALIMIVLMVGVSEWLGEKEILFPEMAALVLGLWVIDKKVWTISRPMLVLLMTACALFGILLVRYSEFPLLVNIIISFAFTSICLIITRTSLIPITSATMLPVLLGTDSLVYPISVFVMSLLVVCGQWLLEKNSLRTVIVFDAKKGRYKHNPKHFIRLLFWLILIAVIPIAIGKVYIIVPPLVVMFVEFSSSSSGFRNRPLQVYSVVLIAAILGTLLQYYLHAVLGFPQLYVVLLLFLCLFLLFEIIKKPFAPACAIALVPMIIPQDNILSYPFQVAVGAGAFLFVAMFFFQKCYRWKREHLLICFIPEFIRCRMERPKRKKKKID; this comes from the coding sequence ATGAATAAGCACAAGTTAATCCGATACTTTTTTGCCCTTATCATGATTGTCTTGATGGTTGGTGTTTCTGAATGGCTTGGTGAAAAAGAAATTTTGTTTCCCGAGATGGCTGCCTTGGTACTTGGTTTATGGGTTATTGATAAAAAAGTATGGACGATTAGCAGACCAATGCTTGTGCTGTTAATGACGGCTTGCGCCTTGTTCGGAATCTTGCTTGTCCGTTATTCAGAGTTTCCATTATTGGTAAATATTATAATTTCATTTGCGTTTACTTCGATTTGTCTTATCATAACACGCACTTCGTTAATACCCATAACATCAGCTACAATGTTACCTGTTCTATTAGGAACTGATTCATTAGTTTACCCAATTTCTGTTTTCGTCATGAGTCTTCTAGTCGTTTGTGGACAATGGCTTCTTGAGAAAAATTCCTTACGTACCGTTATTGTATTCGATGCAAAAAAAGGGCGTTACAAACACAATCCAAAACATTTTATTAGATTGCTCTTTTGGCTAATACTCATAGCTGTAATTCCAATAGCTATCGGAAAAGTATATATTATAGTACCTCCATTAGTAGTCATGTTTGTAGAATTTAGTTCTTCTTCTTCCGGTTTTAGAAATCGTCCATTACAGGTTTATTCAGTCGTCTTAATTGCTGCAATCCTGGGAACACTCCTTCAATATTACCTGCATGCGGTATTGGGTTTTCCTCAGTTATATGTTGTACTCTTGCTGTTTCTATGCCTTTTTCTACTTTTTGAAATAATCAAAAAACCATTTGCACCAGCTTGTGCCATTGCCCTTGTTCCAATGATTATTCCACAAGATAATATACTATCGTATCCTTTTCAGGTGGCCGTTGGGGCGGGTGCATTTCTATTTGTGGCAATGTTCTTTTTTCAAAAATGTTACCGTTGGAAACGCGAACACCTTCTAATTTGTTTTATACCGGAATTTATCAGATGCAGAATGGAACGCCCAAAACGCAAAAAGAAAAAAATAGACTAG
- the rclC gene encoding reactive chlorine resistance membrane protein RclC has protein sequence MNILVRLAKLQSQFFNFMRIAIFIVMVWIGGLKAFQYEADGIVPFVANSPLMSFFYNNPEQYKDHKNKEGEMVQKNIEWHKRNGTYIFSYALGTIIIIIGSLTLLGIFNNRLGIIGGLLTAIMSLVTLTFLITTAETWVPNLGGDVPTPHYGFPYLSAAGRLVIKDIIMMAGGLLIASDNAKNLLKNKTNE, from the coding sequence ATGAACATTTTAGTAAGATTAGCCAAATTACAGAGTCAATTTTTCAACTTTATGCGAATTGCCATTTTCATTGTGATGGTATGGATTGGCGGACTTAAAGCTTTTCAATATGAAGCTGATGGAATTGTGCCTTTTGTTGCCAATAGTCCACTAATGAGCTTCTTTTACAACAATCCAGAGCAATACAAAGACCATAAGAATAAAGAAGGTGAAATGGTTCAAAAAAATATCGAATGGCATAAACGAAATGGAACTTATATTTTTTCATATGCATTAGGAACTATCATTATAATTATTGGTTCACTAACCTTATTGGGTATTTTTAACAATCGTTTAGGGATAATTGGCGGATTACTCACAGCAATTATGTCTTTAGTCACACTAACTTTTTTAATTACTACTGCTGAAACCTGGGTTCCTAATTTAGGTGGTGACGTGCCAACACCTCATTACGGTTTTCCTTATCTGTCAGCAGCTGGTCGTTTGGTCATAAAAGATATAATTATGATGGCTGGAGGTTTACTTATAGCTTCTGACAATGCTAAAAACCTTTTGAAAAATAAAACAAATGAATAA
- a CDS encoding helix-turn-helix domain-containing protein has translation MKEKQTNQNGCKVQICNTDYINQSEGSLLYNIFLLEGNGKVRVDLVEYAFDGSIILFATPYQIINFNTEQPLKTKRLQFHGDFYCIEYHKKEVACNGLLFNNIYQQPYINLETSDYIEIDTILEKLIIEIQNSSNCSTAVVKAYLQLILALCSKIKSNDTIIKEEKNSYHPLMNFKILLENNFRNERQPSFYAAQMGISPNNFSKICKQQFFKTPSTLIHERVILESKKLIHLTYKSIKEIAAELHFDDENYFSRYFKKHTGITPTAFRENVGISIVADLSRE, from the coding sequence ATGAAAGAAAAACAAACAAACCAAAATGGCTGTAAAGTCCAGATTTGTAATACCGATTATATTAATCAATCGGAAGGTTCACTCCTGTACAATATTTTTCTTTTAGAAGGAAACGGAAAAGTAAGGGTTGACTTAGTAGAATATGCTTTTGATGGTAGCATCATATTATTTGCTACTCCCTATCAAATTATTAATTTCAATACCGAACAGCCTCTTAAAACAAAAAGACTTCAATTTCATGGTGATTTCTACTGCATAGAATACCATAAAAAAGAAGTAGCTTGTAATGGTTTACTATTTAATAACATCTACCAACAACCCTATATCAATCTTGAGACATCGGATTATATTGAAATAGATACTATTTTAGAAAAATTAATTATCGAAATACAAAACAGTAGCAACTGTTCTACAGCAGTAGTAAAGGCTTATTTACAATTGATTCTTGCTTTGTGTAGTAAAATAAAATCAAACGACACAATCATAAAGGAAGAAAAGAATAGTTATCATCCATTGATGAATTTTAAAATATTGCTGGAAAATAATTTTCGTAACGAAAGACAACCTTCTTTTTATGCTGCCCAAATGGGAATTTCACCTAATAATTTTTCCAAAATCTGCAAACAGCAGTTTTTTAAAACACCATCTACACTTATTCACGAAAGAGTTATATTGGAATCCAAAAAACTCATTCACCTTACCTATAAAAGCATTAAAGAAATTGCTGCTGAGTTACATTTTGACGACGAAAATTATTTTAGTCGTTATTTTAAAAAACATACTGGAATTACACCAACTGCTTTTCGAGAAAATGTTGGAATATCCATTGTAGCAGATTTGTCTAGGGAATAG
- a CDS encoding VOC family protein codes for MKINQVGWFEFGSDQPEKVKEFYKKMFGWEFLKNPDLESQGYKYDGILEPGNEVPTGGLMHTEGKMPEYAVFYIFVEDAEKEIKRAQENGGQLVWGPVTDDSNITFARLKDNLGHQFGVFSVKK; via the coding sequence ATGAAAATCAATCAAGTTGGATGGTTTGAGTTTGGTTCAGACCAACCGGAAAAAGTAAAAGAGTTTTACAAGAAAATGTTTGGCTGGGAATTTTTGAAAAATCCAGATTTGGAAAGTCAAGGATATAAATATGATGGTATTCTTGAACCGGGAAATGAAGTTCCTACCGGCGGACTAATGCATACCGAAGGTAAAATGCCTGAATATGCTGTTTTTTATATATTTGTCGAGGATGCTGAAAAAGAAATAAAACGAGCACAGGAAAATGGCGGGCAACTAGTATGGGGACCAGTAACAGATGATTCTAATATTACTTTTGCACGTTTAAAAGACAATTTAGGCCATCAATTTGGCGTTTTTTCTGTTAAGAAATAA
- a CDS encoding Crp/Fnr family transcriptional regulator — translation MIDFFNSIIPLKQEEKELIRQYFYLRSYKKRMFVLQEGDVCQHLNFVLSGCLRMYKDDENGNPHILLFATEGSWINDLDSYYEQKKSLLNIDVLENAELLQISREDIVKLYLAAPKFDRIFRILTERNLVILQNRMLENISLSAEERYYNLLSSHPDLFNRIPQVHIASYLGVSAEFISRLRSRRARNPLMGN, via the coding sequence ATGATTGATTTCTTTAATTCAATTATTCCCTTGAAACAAGAAGAAAAAGAATTGATCCGCCAATATTTTTATTTGCGTTCCTATAAGAAACGTATGTTTGTACTTCAGGAAGGAGATGTTTGCCAGCATCTCAATTTTGTTCTTTCCGGTTGTCTGCGGATGTATAAAGATGATGAAAATGGTAATCCGCATATCCTGCTTTTTGCGACTGAAGGCTCCTGGATAAATGATTTGGACAGCTACTACGAACAAAAAAAATCATTGCTGAATATTGATGTTTTGGAAAATGCAGAATTGCTGCAAATTAGTAGAGAGGATATTGTAAAACTATATCTCGCTGCGCCAAAGTTTGATAGAATTTTTAGAATTCTCACCGAGCGAAACCTTGTCATTCTGCAAAACAGAATGCTTGAAAATATTAGTTTATCAGCTGAAGAACGCTACTATAATTTACTTTCCAGTCACCCCGATCTTTTCAATAGAATACCTCAAGTGCATATTGCATCCTACCTTGGCGTATCAGCCGAGTTTATAAGTCGCTTAAGAAGCCGAAGGGCTAGAAATCCATTGATGGGAAATTGA
- a CDS encoding DUF5131 family protein, whose translation MEIVNISKLIKTLNPVNGCRAGCVYCYARKINNRFKITPDFEIPEFSPHRLKQIKQTQKSQTYFMTSMSDFSDWQEEWRTIVFDYIKDFPQHNFIFLTKFPERIHFHTDLENVWIGATITAKNEKRRIDSLRNNIKARNYFLTFEPLLNDLGELNLQDIKWIVIGSETGNRKGKVTVKREWVNNIMKQVNKENVSVFMKDSLTSIVNSDDMRQELPFIDMGKNKEEEHQISFNFK comes from the coding sequence ATGGAAATTGTTAATATAAGTAAACTAATAAAAACCCTTAATCCTGTAAATGGATGTAGAGCGGGTTGCGTATATTGTTATGCACGAAAAATTAACAATAGGTTCAAAATTACGCCTGATTTTGAAATTCCTGAGTTTAGTCCGCATCGCTTGAAACAGATCAAACAAACCCAGAAGTCCCAAACCTACTTCATGACAAGCATGAGTGATTTCTCTGATTGGCAAGAAGAGTGGAGAACAATTGTTTTTGATTATATCAAAGATTTCCCACAGCACAATTTTATATTTCTTACAAAATTCCCAGAGCGCATTCATTTCCATACCGACCTTGAAAATGTATGGATCGGTGCCACCATTACGGCAAAGAATGAAAAACGAAGGATTGATTCTTTGAGAAATAATATCAAAGCAAGAAATTATTTTCTCACATTCGAGCCACTACTGAATGATCTTGGAGAGCTTAATCTACAAGATATTAAATGGATTGTAATCGGATCTGAAACTGGGAACAGAAAAGGCAAGGTTACTGTTAAAAGAGAATGGGTAAACAATATTATGAAACAGGTTAATAAGGAAAATGTCTCAGTCTTTATGAAAGACAGTCTCACTTCTATTGTTAATTCAGATGATATGCGACAAGAATTACCCTTTATTGATATGGGTAAAAATAAAGAAGAAGAACATCAGAT